CTTCAGGTCCTGAGACAAGGTGATGAGGGACAGGTTGTACTCGCACTTCAGGAAGACCTTGCTGCACTTGGAGTTTATACAGGAAAATTGGACGGAGAATTTGGTCCCGTTACACACCGCTCCGTTAAAACTTTTCAACAGGAAAACGGAATTCTTGTTGATGGTCTCGCTGGTCCTCAGACTTACGGAAAACTCCACAAGGCGTTAAACAATCCGGGTACGCTTGTTTCACCTTCATCATCCTCATCTTCAAATGAGGCCTCTTCATCATTAAATTCGTCAGACTCTGGCACATCCTCTTCTGCCAATAGCGGCTCAGCTTCAAATTCAGAAGGCTCCACATCTTCTTCATCAGAGAGCAGCAGCTCAGAATCATCAGGGCAGGCGAACGCTGAAACAAATGATGCATCTTCTTCCGGTACAGACCGATCAGGCAATACATCTGCCAGCCAGGGACAAACTATGACGGTAGAAGCGACTGCGTACACCGCTTACTGTAATGGATGCTCAGGTATTACGGCAACAGGACTTGACCTTCGTTCGAACCCGGGTAAAAAGGTAATTGCTGTTGATCCATCCGTCATTCCCCTTGGCAGCACTGTCCATGTTGAAGGATATGGAACGTTTATTGCAGGAGATACAGGCGGTGCCATCCGCGGGAACAAAATTGATATCTTTATGCCAAGCAGGGAAGATGCCATTCAATTTGGACGCAGAACAGTAACAATCACGGTTCAGAATTAATCGTTTGATTTGATTAAACAACTGGTAAGGGCGGAAAAAAGTACAATACCTTCTAATCCGCCCTCATTTTACTGTAAATGGTTATCAGATAATCCCTGCCTTAAGAACAAGATACAATATGGTTGTCAGGAAAAAGGCCAGTACTAGAACAAACACCGCATTCTGCCTCACTACGGTTATCGGACGCTGATCCATTAACCTGGAAGCCATCAGGACCTGCCCGGAAAAGGGTGACATTTGGGTTGAGGTCGTCCATGCAATCAGTAAAAGCATCGCCATAAATTCCGGGGAAACACCAAATCCGGAAGGTGTGAGAGAACTTCCTATACCTATAATAATAATGACCGGATGAATGCCAATCTGGGCAAGCAGAATGGTAAGCCCTACAATAAACAGGCTTAGCAGGTAAACAGAACCCATGGAAGCATCAAAAAGTATTTCAGAAACGTAGCCTCCGAAATCGGTCTGAGAGAGAGCCATACCGAAATAACCGGCGCTGATAAAAACAGCAAGTTCATTTTTCAGCCTCAAAAATGTATGCTGCACCTGCTCGGATACGTCCTGCATGTAGGATTTCACCAGATTGTTGATCACAGCCCATAAAAATGGAAGCAAGAGAGCCACAAGGGATACAACAGTGAGCATGTTTACATGAAGAAGGTAGTCAAGCAAAAAAGACAGCGTGATTAATACAGCACAAAATATATAAAAAGGGGTTAACGAGCGGTTTTGTGACGTTACAGAGTTGCGGTCATTCTGTTGAACCAATGTTTCGTCCTTAAATGAAATGAACCTGAAAAAAATCCAGGAGACGATCAGGTACACAACAGCAAGAAAGACAGCATATCCTCCGATATCAAACCAGGAAAGCTGGAATAATACGAGAACCAGTCCTACGTTAACAAAGTATGGGGACCACATCATACAAAAGCCGAAAGCCCGCATAACATTCAGGGTCAGTTTCTTATCCTTGTATGCAGAAAAACTCTCTTCTGCAATCCGTTTTACGATGGCCATAGACCCGTAGTTTAATAATATACCAATGGAAGCGGTCAGAAAATAACTAAGCCGATAAGGGTGCTGAGATCCTTTATGTTCCCGTTCCTGTACTTTTTCCTTTAGGGCACTCAGGTAACCCGCAGTACTCATAAACGTTCCGATGAGTGGGATAAGTAAAAAAAGACTGAGCAGGTTCAGATTTTCTCCAAAGCCAAGAACAGCAGTCTGAACAGATAACTGTTCTGCATAAACGCAGTAACTCCCTACAGAAATAAGACTAAGTACAACGATACGACTGATCGTGGAAATGTAGAAAAAAGCACAGATAAGGAGAAAGGCTCCGATTAAACTAAATGTGATTGAAATCCAAAAGCTTGGAATAAAATGTTCAATTAAGTATAAGATCGCGGCAAGGTAGGCAAGTACACCCAGCCACCCCATTAGAGATTTTGAGGAGAACGTTGGTTTCATCTCCTTTACTGTGATTTAAAGCAACTTAAAGCAACCCGCTCGTGCTTAAATGTCCGGACCTCACTGGTAACATACACCGGCAGCATATGCTCAAGTACAAGCAAGATGAAATTCATGAAGCCATAGGGTTAAAAGCAGTCCGGCCGGGTAACAGAAAAAGGATGCATCAAGGCAGACAGGCCCTTGCACACATCCTTTACACGTTATGAACCAAAGTAGTCTTTTTCAAGCCGCTTCAGGTTTTCAAGAGCTTTCTGACTCCATTCCGTCGACTCATCCTCCAGGTGGCTCATTTCTTCGTGTAATGCTTTTTTTAATGAATCTCTGTAGGGGGGAACCTCTCCTTCATACGGTTTTACATAGGCTTTAGGAACGTTGGTTTTTTCCCTTTCCCCCAGTGCACGGCGCTCATGAAAAAAGGGCACGTTGACCTGGTTCGGGTTATGAAGGTCACCTTGTTTAGGGTGCTTTAATACTGCTTTAATTTTCAATACATAACGGTCCTGTTTAATTTCCGTAATTTCACCAATATACTTACCGGTTTTATATAAGCCTGTAACGGTTTCTCCTACCTGGTAGGTTTCATTCATCTTAATCCCTCCCGTTCCCTGATAATAACACAAGTTTGAAAAAAGAAGGCAAATAATCTGACAGCTTCATAGCGCCACAGTTGAAATTCCTGCTATACTCCTACGAAAGAAATCCTAAAATATGGAGGGAAATGAACTGTGGAACAGGTAACGTATGATTTTAGCATGGGGAGTGGACTTTCTGTTCAGAAGATCCTTAACCTTATCCAGGTAACCAGCTTGTTTGACAGTGATGTGTAAATAATAAAAAATGAAAAAGCGTACAATCTCAAAAGCGTCCTCGGTGTTATGAACCTGTTTTTCACAACAAACCGAAATCAGACTTTTACAGTGAGCATTAAAGGTGAAGATGCAGAATATGCATTAAAAGAAATTACAAGGTTTATTCACTATCATCAATAACATTGTCCTATCCTCATGCATTTTGGCATGGGATTTATTTTTGTTATCGAAATATCCTCAATTTTCCTATACAATTAGGAGAAGACTTATTATTTGTACAATTTCACAATGGAGGGATCGAATGCTTGCTCAATCAGTCATAGAAAACATAATCGACGCTGCACTAAGTACAGGTGGTGATTTTGCAGAAGTCTTTGCAGAAGACAAGGTGAACTCGAGTATAGTTCTGATAGGAGGAAAGGTAGAGAGAAGTATTTCAGGTAAGGATTTCGGCATTGGAGTACGTATTTTTAAAGGAACGAACAGTGTGTACGCCTACACAAATGACCATACAGAAGACCGCCTGATTGCAATGGCAAAAAAGGCCAGTCAGGCTTTATCCGGGGAAGGCAGAACCGAAGCTGTAAAGCTGCAAACTGAAAAAGTGAATACGATTCATCCGGTCACATTCGCCCCCTTGGACGTTGCCAAATCAAAAAAAGTGGCAGTAATGAGAGATATTTACCAGGTGGCTAAAAACTACGACCAGCTGATATCACAAGTAACGATCGGTTATAACGATGTTGACCAGAACGTACTTATTGCCAACTCTGAAGGGCGGTTAGTAGAGGACCGCCGCATCCGCACACGGCTGTCAGCCCAGACCGTAGCCTCAAACGGGGAGGAAATGCAGACAGGTTCCTATTCTCCCGGAGCCCATAAAGGGTTCGAGCTGATGGAGGATCTTGATCTGTCCTACTACGGATCAGAAGCTGCACGAATTGCCGTTACGATGCTGAAAGCAGACGAATGCCCGAGCGGCCAGTTCCCTGTTATTATTGACAATGACTTCGGAGGGGTTATTTTTCATGAAGCATGCGGGCACGGACTCGAGGCCACCTCGGTAGCTAAGGGCAATTCCGTTTTTGCAGGACGTCTCGGAGAAAGAGTTGCACCTGACATCGTCACGTATATCGATGACGGGACTCTGCCAAATGAGTGGGGTTCACAGAACATTGACGATGAAGGAGAAAAAACCCGCAAAAACGTATTGATTGAAAACGGGATTTTAAAAGGATACTTGATTGATAAACTCGGCGGCAGGAGAATGGGAATGCCCTCAACAGGCTCCAGCAGGAGGGAATCGTATAAATTTGCCCCTACGTCGCGAATGACAAACACGTTTATTGCACCTGGAATTTCCACACCGGAGGAAATCATCGCGAACACAGAATTCGGTATTTACGCAAAATACATGGGAGGCGGTTCAGTCAATCCGGCTACTGCAGACTACAACTTTGCAGTGAACGAAGGATATATCGTCAGAAACGGAAAGATTGCCGAACCTGTCCGGGGTGCGACACTCATCGGTAATGGAGCTAAAACGCTTCAAAAGGTGGATATGGTCGGGAACAATCTTGGTCACGGTCAGGGGATGTGCGGGTCTGTGAGCGGTTCAATTCCCGCTAATGTCGGCCAGCCGATGATTCGTGTAAGTGAAATTACTGTTGGCGGAAGGAGGCAGGCATAATGGAAATGACTGCATTTAAGGAGAGACTGTTTAAGGCAGGCTCAAAAGCAGGCTTTGAAGAAATGGAGCTTTACTACGTAAATGGAGAAAAGTTCAGTACGAAAGTTTACGAGAATGAAGTGGACAGCTACACAGTTGCAAATGACGGTGGTTTATCCTTCCGGGGGCTTATAGACGGGCAGATGGGTTATGCCTATACAGAAAAAATTGATGAGACATCTATAGATCTACTTGTACAGGAAGCAAAAGAAAACCTTGGCATTCTTGATACGGAGGACAGAGAAGACCTCTTTGAAGGATCTTCTTCCTATCCGCAACTTGACTTGTACGCAGAAAAACTTGAACAGATTACACCACAGGAGAAGATTGCTTTTTTAAAAAAGCTTGAGAAGGCTTGTAAGGATCAAAGTGAAAAAGTATCAAGTGTCAATTACTGTATGCTTCAATCCTTTGCTTCAGAAAAAAGAATCGCAAACTCAAAAGGGCTTGACGTACAAAATAAAGGAAACGCCGTATATGTGTTTGTTTCGGTTGTAGTAAAAGAAAAAGAGGATATTAAAAGTGCCCAGACTCTGAAGGTGTCCCGTGATTTTTCGAAGTTTGATGCCGGGAAAATTGCAGAGGAAGT
This DNA window, taken from Alteribacter keqinensis, encodes the following:
- a CDS encoding peptidoglycan-binding protein translates to MEFTLLTGKRVAMMVLAFASFFLISIGETKAESLLGDKLLHEGKSHEQVSLLQELLSERGYIESEVQEGTYDQATRNAVMSFQKEHSLLTDGVAGPQTLGALQVLRQGDEGQVVLALQEDLAALGVYTGKLDGEFGPVTHRSVKTFQQENGILVDGLAGPQTYGKLHKALNNPGTLVSPSSSSSSNEASSSLNSSDSGTSSSANSGSASNSEGSTSSSSESSSSESSGQANAETNDASSSGTDRSGNTSASQGQTMTVEATAYTAYCNGCSGITATGLDLRSNPGKKVIAVDPSVIPLGSTVHVEGYGTFIAGDTGGAIRGNKIDIFMPSREDAIQFGRRTVTITVQN
- a CDS encoding kinase-associated lipoprotein B, translated to MNETYQVGETVTGLYKTGKYIGEITEIKQDRYVLKIKAVLKHPKQGDLHNPNQVNVPFFHERRALGEREKTNVPKAYVKPYEGEVPPYRDSLKKALHEEMSHLEDESTEWSQKALENLKRLEKDYFGS
- a CDS encoding HPr family phosphocarrier protein, with product MKNEKAYNLKSVLGVMNLFFTTNRNQTFTVSIKGEDAEYALKEITRFIHYHQ
- a CDS encoding TldD/PmbA family protein — its product is MLAQSVIENIIDAALSTGGDFAEVFAEDKVNSSIVLIGGKVERSISGKDFGIGVRIFKGTNSVYAYTNDHTEDRLIAMAKKASQALSGEGRTEAVKLQTEKVNTIHPVTFAPLDVAKSKKVAVMRDIYQVAKNYDQLISQVTIGYNDVDQNVLIANSEGRLVEDRRIRTRLSAQTVASNGEEMQTGSYSPGAHKGFELMEDLDLSYYGSEAARIAVTMLKADECPSGQFPVIIDNDFGGVIFHEACGHGLEATSVAKGNSVFAGRLGERVAPDIVTYIDDGTLPNEWGSQNIDDEGEKTRKNVLIENGILKGYLIDKLGGRRMGMPSTGSSRRESYKFAPTSRMTNTFIAPGISTPEEIIANTEFGIYAKYMGGGSVNPATADYNFAVNEGYIVRNGKIAEPVRGATLIGNGAKTLQKVDMVGNNLGHGQGMCGSVSGSIPANVGQPMIRVSEITVGGRRQA